In Natronomonas halophila, one DNA window encodes the following:
- the smc gene encoding chromosome segregation protein SMC, translated as MHIKELVLDNFKSFGRKTRIPLYEDFTTISGPNGSGKSNIIDSILFALGLARTSGIRADKLTDLIYNPGHDDADEEFGGEREASVEVILDNDDGTLSREQIVSAAGSDKVGDVDEVSIRRRVKQTDEDTYYSYYYLNGRSVNLSDIQDLLAQAGVTPEGYNVVMQGDVTEIITMTAGSRRQIIDEIAGVAQFDAKKEDAFEELETVQERVDEAELRIEEKQERLDQLEDERETALEYQDLRDEKQEYEGYLKAAELEDKREELEETTAAIDEKEEGLEDLQRELDERQGRVTRLQEDLEDLNAEIERKGEDEQLAIKRDIEEIKGDISRLEDKIEAEEERIEEAENKRREAFVQVDRKQEKIDELDGDIRNKKVEKSSLKADIQEKEADLEEVEAEIQAVDTEYEEVRDALEENRERIQKLKDEKNDLQREQDRLLDESRRRSKEEREKKAEIEEAEDELPELDAQLSDLENELEKAEANRETITEVVEDLKQEKRELQEDLESVEDDLSAKQQEYAELEARAGESGDNSYGRAVTTILNAEKEGVHGTVGQLGSVAPDYTTACETAAGGRLANVVVDDDGVGQDCIEYLKSRNAGRATFLPMTEMNGRSLPSAPDLPGVVDFAYNLIDFDPTYADIFSYVVGDTLVVEDMETARDLMGEFRIVTLDGDLVEKSGAMTGGSKSGSRYSFTKSGKGQLERVAEQITDLEDEKQSIRSDIRDVEGRLDDARDRQTDAADQVRDIESDIESIESEREEIEARIERLQDELAEIEGEREEVAEEMEELEADLEAKNEEIDAVQEDIDELEAELQASEIPELTSKAEEIREEIAELEDRMDDLDGDLNELQLEKQYAEEAIEDLHDDIESAQNKKADAEERVVELEAQIDEKEAELEEKEAEVAELEEELADLKADREELKNELGDAKGARDEQKEQVSRVESKLEDLRDQRDRLEWEVDELASQVEEYDPEEIPDHDTVKQEIQRLEAEMSALEPVNMLAIDEYDEVQDDLEDLEAKRDTLVDEADEIRDRIDQYEARKKETFMDAYEGINEQFEDIFSRLSGGSGELVLEDPEDPFEGGLTMKAQPRDKPVQRLDAMSGGEKSLTALAFIFAIQRYNPAPFYALDEVDAFLDAANAEMVGEMVEELAGDAQFVVVSHRSALLERSERAIGVMMQDDNVSAVTGIDLSSEGVPADD; from the coding sequence ATGCACATCAAAGAGCTCGTCCTCGACAACTTCAAGAGCTTCGGCCGTAAGACGCGAATCCCTTTATACGAGGATTTCACCACCATCAGCGGCCCGAACGGCTCCGGCAAGTCCAACATCATCGACTCGATTCTCTTCGCCCTCGGACTGGCCCGTACCTCGGGCATCCGGGCCGACAAACTCACGGACCTTATCTACAACCCGGGCCACGATGACGCCGACGAGGAGTTCGGCGGCGAACGCGAGGCCAGCGTCGAGGTCATCCTCGACAACGACGACGGCACGCTCTCCCGGGAGCAAATCGTCTCCGCGGCCGGTTCAGACAAGGTCGGCGACGTCGACGAGGTGTCGATTCGCCGCCGCGTCAAGCAGACCGACGAGGACACCTACTACTCCTACTACTACCTCAACGGTCGCTCGGTCAACCTCTCGGACATCCAGGACCTGCTCGCGCAGGCCGGCGTGACGCCCGAAGGGTACAACGTCGTGATGCAGGGCGACGTGACCGAAATCATCACCATGACGGCCGGTTCCCGCCGGCAGATCATCGACGAAATCGCCGGCGTCGCGCAGTTCGACGCAAAGAAGGAGGACGCCTTCGAGGAACTGGAAACCGTCCAGGAACGGGTCGACGAGGCCGAACTCCGCATCGAGGAAAAGCAGGAGCGCCTCGACCAACTCGAAGACGAGCGGGAGACGGCGCTGGAATATCAGGACCTCCGTGACGAGAAACAGGAGTACGAGGGCTACCTGAAGGCCGCCGAACTCGAAGACAAGCGCGAGGAACTCGAGGAGACGACGGCGGCTATCGACGAAAAGGAGGAGGGCCTCGAAGACCTCCAGCGCGAACTCGACGAACGGCAGGGCCGCGTCACGCGCCTGCAGGAGGACCTCGAAGACCTCAACGCCGAAATCGAGCGGAAGGGCGAGGACGAACAGCTCGCCATCAAGCGCGATATCGAGGAAATCAAAGGCGACATCTCGCGGCTCGAGGACAAAATCGAGGCCGAAGAGGAACGCATCGAGGAGGCCGAGAACAAGCGCCGCGAGGCCTTCGTCCAGGTCGACCGCAAGCAGGAGAAAATCGATGAACTGGACGGCGACATCCGCAACAAGAAAGTCGAGAAATCGTCGCTGAAGGCCGACATTCAGGAGAAGGAAGCCGACCTCGAAGAGGTCGAAGCCGAGATTCAGGCCGTCGACACCGAATACGAGGAAGTACGGGACGCCCTGGAGGAGAACCGCGAGCGGATTCAAAAGCTCAAAGACGAGAAGAACGACCTCCAGCGCGAGCAGGACCGCCTGCTCGACGAATCGCGGCGACGCTCGAAGGAAGAACGCGAGAAGAAGGCCGAAATCGAGGAGGCCGAAGACGAACTGCCGGAACTGGACGCCCAGTTGTCGGACCTCGAAAACGAACTGGAAAAGGCCGAGGCCAACCGGGAGACGATTACCGAAGTCGTCGAGGACCTCAAACAGGAGAAACGCGAACTGCAAGAGGACCTCGAAAGCGTCGAGGACGACCTTTCGGCGAAACAGCAGGAGTACGCCGAGTTAGAGGCCCGCGCGGGCGAAAGCGGCGACAACTCGTACGGCCGCGCGGTGACGACGATTCTGAACGCCGAGAAGGAGGGCGTCCACGGGACGGTCGGACAACTGGGCAGCGTCGCCCCCGACTACACGACCGCCTGTGAGACGGCTGCCGGCGGCCGACTGGCGAACGTCGTCGTCGACGACGACGGCGTCGGTCAGGACTGTATCGAATACCTGAAATCCCGCAACGCCGGCCGGGCGACCTTCCTGCCGATGACGGAGATGAACGGCCGGTCGCTGCCGTCCGCACCGGACCTGCCCGGCGTGGTCGATTTCGCGTACAACCTCATCGACTTCGACCCGACCTACGCGGATATCTTCTCCTACGTCGTCGGCGACACGCTCGTCGTCGAGGACATGGAGACGGCCCGCGACCTGATGGGCGAGTTCCGCATCGTGACGCTCGACGGCGACCTCGTCGAGAAGTCGGGCGCGATGACCGGTGGCTCGAAATCCGGTTCCCGCTACTCCTTTACCAAGAGCGGGAAGGGTCAACTCGAACGCGTCGCCGAACAGATTACCGACCTCGAAGACGAGAAACAGTCGATTCGGTCGGACATCCGCGACGTCGAGGGCCGACTCGACGACGCCCGCGACCGGCAGACCGACGCTGCCGACCAGGTCCGTGATATCGAATCGGATATCGAGTCGATAGAAAGCGAACGCGAGGAAATCGAAGCCCGAATCGAACGCCTCCAGGACGAACTCGCCGAAATCGAGGGCGAACGCGAGGAGGTCGCCGAAGAGATGGAGGAACTGGAGGCGGACCTCGAAGCGAAAAACGAGGAAATAGACGCCGTCCAGGAGGACATCGACGAACTCGAAGCCGAACTGCAGGCCTCCGAGATTCCCGAACTGACGAGCAAGGCCGAGGAGATTCGCGAGGAAATCGCCGAGTTGGAAGACCGGATGGACGACCTCGACGGCGACCTCAACGAACTGCAACTCGAGAAGCAGTACGCCGAGGAGGCCATCGAGGACCTCCACGACGATATCGAGTCGGCCCAGAACAAGAAGGCCGACGCCGAAGAGCGCGTGGTCGAACTCGAAGCACAAATCGACGAGAAGGAGGCCGAACTCGAGGAGAAGGAGGCCGAAGTCGCGGAACTCGAAGAGGAACTCGCGGACCTCAAGGCCGACCGCGAGGAACTGAAAAACGAACTCGGCGACGCCAAGGGGGCCCGCGACGAGCAGAAAGAGCAGGTCTCCCGCGTCGAATCGAAACTCGAGGACCTCCGAGACCAGCGTGACCGCCTCGAATGGGAGGTCGACGAACTCGCCTCGCAGGTCGAAGAGTACGACCCCGAGGAGATTCCGGACCACGACACTGTCAAGCAGGAAATCCAGCGCCTCGAAGCCGAAATGTCGGCCCTAGAGCCGGTCAACATGCTGGCTATCGACGAATACGACGAGGTGCAGGACGACCTCGAAGACCTCGAAGCAAAGCGGGATACGCTGGTCGACGAGGCCGACGAGATTCGCGACCGCATCGACCAGTACGAAGCCCGCAAGAAGGAGACGTTCATGGACGCCTACGAGGGCATCAACGAGCAGTTCGAGGACATCTTCTCGCGACTCTCGGGCGGGTCGGGCGAACTCGTCCTCGAGGACCCCGAGGACCCCTTCGAGGGCGGCCTGACGATGAAGGCCCAACCGCGGGACAAGCCGGTTCAGCGCCTCGACGCCATGTCCGGCGGCGAGAAATCGCTGACGGCGCTGGCGTTCATCTTCGCCATCCAGCGGTACAACCCCGCACCCTTCTACGCGCTGGACGAGGTGGACGCCTTCCTCGATGCCGCCAACGCCGAGATGGTCGGCGAGATGGTCGAGGAACTGGCCGGCGACGCACAGTTCGTCGTCGTCTCCCACCGCTCGGCACTCTTGGAGCGCTCCGAGCGCGCCATCGGCGTGATGATGCAGGACGACAACGTCTCCGCGGTGACGGGTATCGACCTGTCGTCGGAGGGGGTGCCGGCGGATGATTGA
- a CDS encoding segregation/condensation protein A: MIDENEPEDDEKRTDGGAADDIPLNIAGHEKEKKRREQENGASTNGTEPDVNGNGTGDVDGDEDDAVLSEFDVSESDADDDEVEPVELLVQLAKDGEIDPWDIDVVTVTDKFLDRLDEADLRTGGRALFYASVLLRMKSDAMWVDEDEQEEEWAEEPWEEGPPPEEGGPVVDPFDELEREIDRRIDRKRARGMPETLDELVRDLREHERDTWWKESRTYDTSESPSGFSRGAQTLDYHSGDDFRMDDEPTADDVTGTAHDEHMEDIINDVYVELQSHYEQGRDEVLFAEVREAGGSTVNTFLGLLFLAHRGQVKLQQDDLFGDLWVQDPSATPVEEPAAADD, translated from the coding sequence ATGATTGACGAAAACGAGCCGGAAGACGACGAGAAACGCACCGACGGCGGTGCGGCCGACGACATCCCGCTGAACATCGCGGGCCACGAGAAGGAGAAGAAGCGCCGAGAGCAGGAAAACGGCGCGAGTACGAACGGTACGGAGCCGGACGTCAACGGAAACGGAACGGGTGACGTGGACGGAGATGAAGACGACGCAGTCCTCTCGGAGTTCGACGTTTCCGAATCGGACGCTGACGACGACGAGGTCGAACCCGTCGAGTTGCTCGTCCAGTTGGCCAAGGACGGCGAAATCGACCCGTGGGACATCGACGTCGTGACGGTCACCGACAAGTTCCTCGACCGCCTCGATGAGGCGGACCTCCGAACCGGCGGCCGGGCGCTGTTCTACGCGTCGGTACTGCTACGGATGAAAAGCGACGCGATGTGGGTCGACGAAGACGAGCAGGAGGAGGAGTGGGCCGAGGAGCCCTGGGAGGAGGGCCCGCCGCCCGAGGAGGGCGGGCCGGTCGTCGACCCCTTCGACGAACTGGAGCGGGAAATCGACCGGCGTATCGACCGGAAACGGGCCCGTGGAATGCCGGAGACGCTGGACGAGCTGGTTCGGGACCTCCGGGAGCACGAACGCGATACGTGGTGGAAGGAATCGAGGACCTACGACACCTCGGAGTCGCCGTCCGGGTTCTCTCGCGGCGCGCAGACGCTGGATTACCACTCGGGCGACGACTTCCGGATGGACGACGAACCGACCGCCGACGACGTGACGGGGACGGCCCACGACGAGCACATGGAGGATATCATCAACGACGTCTACGTCGAACTCCAGAGCCACTACGAGCAGGGCCGCGACGAGGTGCTCTTCGCCGAGGTGCGTGAGGCCGGCGGGTCGACGGTCAACACCTTCCTCGGATTGCTCTTCTTGGCTCACCGCGGACAGGTCAAACTCCAGCAGGACGACCTCTTCGGCGACCTCTGGGTGCAGGACCCCTCGGCGACGCCCGTCGAGGAACCCGCAGCGGCCGACGACTGA
- the mtnP gene encoding S-methyl-5'-thioadenosine phosphorylase has protein sequence MLGIIGGSGIYEALGFENTYEERVQTPFGAPSAPLEVGDVDGTKVAFLPRHGRNHQYDPTNVPYRANIHALKQVGVDRIVATNAVGSLREDLPPRTLVVPDQLFDRTRDRPRSFFGDGITVHVSMANPYCPHLTEELAAHSDATDAEVVEEGTYVCIEGSQFSTQAESEFYRDRGFDVIGMTTVPEAHLAREAELCYATITGVTDYDVWYEGEEVSLETVLANAEANEGSMSDLLDSIIGSLDEHPDCACQQALDGAINTPPEAIGRETREDVELLIEDYR, from the coding sequence ATGCTCGGCATCATCGGCGGCAGCGGCATCTACGAGGCGCTGGGTTTCGAGAACACCTACGAAGAGCGGGTCCAGACCCCCTTCGGCGCCCCGAGCGCGCCGCTGGAAGTCGGCGACGTCGACGGCACGAAGGTCGCCTTCCTCCCGCGTCACGGCCGCAACCACCAGTACGACCCGACGAACGTCCCCTATCGGGCGAACATTCACGCACTGAAGCAGGTCGGCGTCGACCGCATCGTCGCGACCAACGCCGTCGGCAGCCTCCGTGAGGACCTCCCGCCGCGGACGCTCGTGGTCCCCGACCAACTGTTCGACCGCACCCGCGACCGGCCGCGCTCCTTCTTCGGCGACGGCATCACCGTCCACGTCTCGATGGCCAACCCCTACTGTCCGCATCTGACCGAAGAACTGGCCGCCCATTCGGACGCGACGGACGCCGAGGTGGTCGAGGAAGGTACCTACGTCTGTATCGAGGGGTCGCAGTTCTCCACGCAGGCCGAAAGCGAGTTCTACCGGGACCGCGGCTTCGACGTCATCGGCATGACGACGGTCCCCGAGGCGCATCTCGCCCGCGAGGCCGAACTCTGCTATGCGACGATTACGGGCGTCACCGACTACGACGTCTGGTACGAGGGCGAAGAAGTCTCACTGGAGACGGTGCTGGCAAACGCTGAAGCGAACGAGGGGTCGATGTCCGACCTGCTGGATTCGATAATCGGGTCGCTCGACGAGCACCCCGACTGCGCGTGTCAGCAGGCGCTCGACGGCGCAATCAACACCCCACCCGAGGCTATCGGCCGCGAAACGCGCGAGGACGTCGAACTACTTATCGAGGATTATCGCTGA
- a CDS encoding DUF7125 family protein, translating into MIPTGMDPLDRRLRGGVPPGTLLTFTAPPETQSELVLEEVARKNESTYVSTVRDASVVAERLPDTSVTATTPEELLAAPEEFLSVPDGGCLVVDAVTALELSDDAAAYRAFLDAAADAAGASNGLVLLHGHEPETEPPQRWLTYARADMTWRLSLVVNPLAVETRLSITKNRDGVALDEPLKLRLTDHVVVDTSRDI; encoded by the coding sequence ATGATTCCGACGGGGATGGACCCCCTCGACAGACGCCTCCGCGGCGGCGTCCCACCGGGAACGTTGCTGACGTTTACCGCGCCGCCGGAAACCCAATCGGAACTCGTCCTCGAGGAGGTTGCCCGTAAAAACGAGTCGACGTACGTCTCCACGGTTCGGGACGCGTCGGTCGTCGCCGAGCGCCTCCCGGACACCTCGGTGACCGCGACGACGCCGGAGGAGTTGCTGGCGGCCCCGGAGGAGTTCCTCTCGGTTCCCGACGGTGGCTGTCTCGTCGTCGATGCGGTGACGGCTCTCGAACTGAGCGACGATGCGGCGGCCTACCGGGCGTTCCTCGACGCCGCCGCCGATGCCGCTGGGGCGTCGAACGGCCTCGTCCTTCTACACGGCCACGAACCCGAGACGGAGCCACCCCAGCGATGGCTCACCTACGCTCGCGCGGACATGACCTGGCGGCTCTCGCTGGTCGTCAACCCGCTGGCCGTCGAAACCCGTCTGTCCATCACGAAGAACCGCGACGGGGTTGCGCTGGACGAACCGCTGAAACTCCGCCTGACGGACCACGTCGTCGTCGACACCAGCCGGGACATCTGA
- a CDS encoding HD domain-containing protein codes for MTDDESEDAIEALVRSYDLKDEIRTGWQLRGIENPESVAAHSWGVSLLVVRFCPSDLDRERALELAAVHDVAEAEIGDIATRAEAGAQTVEKAEKERRERAAMEGPLSGLGADVREVWEDYEARESPEARFVKDMDLLDTCLQALVYERAGRYDPDADNEHFEEYDALDEFFATSEPRLSTERGQELFERVREKYEAAKADT; via the coding sequence GTGACCGACGACGAGAGCGAGGACGCCATCGAGGCACTCGTCCGCTCCTACGACCTGAAAGACGAGATTCGCACGGGCTGGCAACTCCGCGGAATCGAGAACCCCGAATCCGTCGCCGCCCACTCGTGGGGCGTGAGCCTGCTCGTCGTCCGTTTCTGCCCGTCGGACCTCGACCGCGAACGCGCGCTCGAACTCGCGGCCGTCCACGACGTCGCCGAGGCCGAAATCGGCGATATCGCGACGCGGGCCGAAGCAGGTGCCCAGACAGTCGAGAAAGCCGAGAAGGAACGCCGCGAACGCGCGGCCATGGAAGGGCCGCTTTCGGGCCTCGGTGCGGACGTTCGGGAGGTCTGGGAGGACTACGAGGCCCGCGAGAGCCCGGAAGCCCGGTTCGTCAAGGACATGGACCTGCTGGATACCTGCCTGCAGGCGCTGGTCTACGAGCGGGCGGGCCGCTACGACCCCGACGCCGACAACGAACACTTCGAGGAATACGACGCCCTCGACGAGTTCTTCGCGACCAGCGAGCCACGGCTCTCGACCGAGCGGGGGCAAGAGTTGTTCGAACGGGTGCGGGAGAAGTACGAAGCAGCGAAGGCCGATACCTGA
- a CDS encoding phosphoribosyltransferase — translation MSDLPDEFKCTVTNWEYIYGLCRNVANQVKAADFEPDVVVALARGGWFAGRCICDFLGLNDLTSLKMEHYVGTGQKADEPQVRYPMPEGSVEGKDVLVIDDIADTGGSIRRAHEYVNDRDCANVRTATLQLLQTSEFEPEFVGERLEEWTWVVYPWNFIEDMIDLISGVMEKADQETFTKADIRHFLSEYHRVERIEMEIAQPNRLDEVLEEMERRNVADSAGDGRWQLA, via the coding sequence ATGAGCGACCTCCCGGACGAGTTCAAATGCACCGTCACCAACTGGGAGTACATCTACGGCCTCTGTCGGAACGTCGCGAATCAGGTCAAGGCCGCCGACTTCGAACCGGACGTCGTCGTCGCGCTGGCCCGCGGCGGCTGGTTCGCCGGGCGCTGTATCTGTGACTTCCTCGGTCTCAACGACCTGACGAGCCTGAAGATGGAACACTACGTCGGCACCGGTCAGAAGGCCGACGAACCGCAGGTCCGATACCCGATGCCCGAAGGCAGCGTCGAGGGCAAGGACGTGCTGGTCATCGACGACATCGCCGACACTGGCGGCTCGATTCGCCGCGCCCACGAGTACGTCAACGACCGCGACTGCGCAAACGTCCGGACCGCAACGCTGCAGTTGCTCCAGACCAGCGAGTTCGAACCCGAGTTCGTCGGCGAGCGCCTCGAGGAGTGGACGTGGGTCGTCTACCCCTGGAACTTCATCGAGGACATGATTGACCTCATCAGCGGCGTCATGGAGAAGGCCGACCAGGAGACGTTCACCAAGGCCGATATCCGCCATTTCCTCTCGGAGTATCACCGCGTCGAGCGCATCGAGATGGAAATCGCCCAGCCGAACCGCCTCGACGAGGTACTGGAGGAAATGGAGCGCCGCAACGTCGCCGACTCGGCCGGCGACGGGCGCTGGCAACTCGCATAG
- a CDS encoding nucleoside deaminase, producing MSEFETFDHEAHMGAAIDLAREAAERGDRPFGSVLVRDDEIVMRESNRVLTEDDIRRHPELHLAHRAMREMDPDTRAETVMYTSTEPCPMCSGGMRYAELDRVVYSVSAEEVVEFTGGEPATRASEILDCEVVGGVANGAGRAVHEEFW from the coding sequence ATGTCCGAGTTCGAGACCTTCGACCACGAGGCCCACATGGGGGCAGCTATCGACCTCGCCCGTGAGGCCGCCGAGCGCGGGGACCGCCCGTTCGGCTCCGTGCTGGTTCGTGACGACGAAATCGTCATGCGGGAGTCCAATCGCGTCCTCACCGAGGACGACATCCGCCGGCACCCGGAACTCCATCTCGCCCACCGGGCGATGCGCGAAATGGACCCCGACACACGCGCGGAGACAGTCATGTACACGAGTACCGAGCCGTGTCCGATGTGTAGCGGCGGGATGCGGTACGCGGAACTCGACCGCGTCGTCTACAGCGTCAGTGCCGAGGAAGTCGTCGAGTTCACGGGCGGCGAGCCGGCGACCCGCGCCTCCGAGATACTCGACTGTGAGGTGGTCGGCGGCGTCGCCAACGGGGCCGGCAGAGCCGTCCACGAGGAGTTCTGGTAG
- a CDS encoding PhzF family phenazine biosynthesis protein, which produces MDTRRTLLVDAFTDEPLSGNPAGLVPDAEGLSEDAMGAIADELNASETAFLLPSEEADRRVRYFTPTQEVDLCGHATVASHAWLAEDGQLDDGEHTLETNVGVLDIEIEDGTVWMTQDTADVNRVDLDYERVGSALGVDPATLTDIGADMPLATASTGLGFLMVPVNFLEALSGMDPDMGAIAELTEELDVTGIYAFTFDSLDRDATLHARMFAPAAGVDEDPVTGTASGAAGAYLREYRAFDGEFPDEMVFEQGHFLDRPGRVRVRARSDPVTVGGRAVTALDGSIVVPEFDEDDIIEA; this is translated from the coding sequence ATGGACACGCGACGTACGCTGCTGGTCGACGCCTTCACCGACGAGCCGCTTTCGGGGAACCCGGCGGGGCTGGTCCCCGACGCCGAAGGGCTCTCTGAGGACGCGATGGGTGCGATAGCCGACGAACTGAACGCCTCCGAAACAGCCTTTCTGCTCCCGAGCGAGGAGGCCGACCGCCGGGTTCGCTACTTCACGCCGACACAGGAGGTCGACCTCTGTGGGCACGCGACGGTCGCTAGCCACGCGTGGCTCGCCGAGGACGGCCAACTCGACGACGGCGAACACACCCTCGAAACGAACGTCGGCGTCCTCGATATCGAAATCGAGGACGGAACGGTCTGGATGACACAGGACACCGCCGACGTGAACCGGGTGGACCTCGACTACGAGCGGGTCGGTTCGGCCCTCGGTGTCGACCCGGCGACGCTGACCGATATCGGTGCTGACATGCCGCTGGCGACGGCCTCGACCGGCCTCGGCTTCCTCATGGTTCCCGTCAACTTCCTCGAAGCCCTCTCGGGGATGGACCCCGATATGGGCGCAATCGCCGAACTGACCGAGGAGTTGGACGTGACCGGCATCTACGCCTTCACCTTCGATTCGCTGGACCGGGATGCGACGCTCCACGCGCGGATGTTCGCACCCGCGGCGGGCGTCGACGAGGACCCGGTCACCGGGACGGCCTCCGGCGCAGCGGGTGCCTACCTTCGGGAATACAGGGCCTTCGACGGCGAGTTCCCCGACGAGATGGTCTTCGAACAGGGGCACTTCCTCGACCGGCCGGGACGGGTTCGGGTGCGTGCCCGGAGCGACCCCGTAACGGTCGGCGGGCGGGCGGTGACGGCACTCGACGGTAGTATCGTCGTTCCGGAGTTCGACGAGGACGACATCATCGAAGCCTGA